A single window of Flagellimonas maritima DNA harbors:
- the fsa gene encoding fructose-6-phosphate aldolase — translation MKFFIDTANLDQISEAQQLGVLDGVTTNPSLMAKEGITGKDNILKHYMDICEIVDGDVSAEVVATDFDGMVKEGEELAALHSQIVVKVPMIKDGVKALKYFYDKGIKTNCTLVFSPGQALLAAKAGATYVSPFLGRLDDISTDGLNLIAEIRLIYDNYGFETQILAASIRHTMHVIDCAKIGADVMTGPLSSIDGLLKHPLTDIGLEKFLADYKKGNS, via the coding sequence ATGAAATTTTTTATTGACACGGCAAATCTGGACCAAATATCAGAGGCGCAACAACTAGGGGTTTTGGACGGTGTTACCACCAACCCATCATTAATGGCAAAAGAAGGAATAACCGGTAAAGACAATATTCTTAAACATTACATGGATATCTGTGAAATTGTGGATGGCGATGTTTCTGCAGAAGTTGTGGCCACGGATTTTGACGGAATGGTAAAAGAGGGTGAAGAATTAGCAGCGCTGCATTCCCAAATAGTTGTAAAAGTTCCTATGATAAAGGATGGGGTCAAAGCATTAAAATACTTTTACGATAAAGGAATTAAAACCAATTGTACATTGGTTTTCTCACCTGGTCAAGCATTGTTGGCCGCAAAAGCGGGCGCAACATACGTATCCCCATTTTTAGGGCGCTTGGACGATATATCTACAGATGGTCTTAACCTTATTGCAGAAATACGCTTGATCTATGACAATTATGGATTTGAAACGCAAATTTTAGCGGCTTCGATACGTCATACCATGCACGTAATAGACTGTGCTAAGATAGGTGCCGATGTTATGACAGGACCTCTATCTTCAATTGATGGACTTTTGAAGCATCCTTTGACAGACATAGGACTTGAAAAATTCTTGGCAGACTACAAAAAAGGGAACAGTTGA